GTCAACGATCTGGCGGACGCGAAGACCCTGGCCCACCTTCTGAAGCACGATTCCGTACACGGCACGCTCCGCGCGGAGGTCACGGCCAAGGGCGAGGCGATCTTCGTGGACGGAAGAGAGATCCGCGTCTGCGCACTCAAGGACCCGGCAACGCTGCCGTGGCGCGACCTCGGCGTCGACGTCGTCGTCGAATCCACCGGCGTCTTCCGCGACACCGCCACGGCCTCCAAGCACCTGCAGGCCGGCGCCAAGAAGGTGATCATCACCGCGCCCGCGAAGGATCCTGACGCCACGATCGTGCTCGGCGTGAACGAGCAGACGTACGAGCCGACACGGCACCGGATCATCTCCAACGCGTCGTGTACCACCAACTGTCTCGCGACGACCGCCAAGGTGCTCGACGACGGGTTCGGGATCAAGCGCGGCTTCGCGTCGACGGTCCACTCCTACACGAACGACCAGAACGTCCACGACTTCCCGGACAGGGACCTCCGCCGGGCGCGCGCCGCCGCGGTCAGCATGATCCCGACGACGACCGGCGCGGCCACGGCGGTCGGGCTGGTGCTGCCGAAGCTCAAGGGAAAGCTCGACGGCATCGCGATCCGCGTGCCGACGATCAACGTATCGGTGGTGGACCTGGTCGCCGAGCTCGAGCGCCCGGCCTCGGTCGCCGCGGTGAACGACGCCTTCCGTGAGGCGGCGTCGGGGAGGCTCCGCGGCATTCTGGACGTGTGCGACGAGGAGCTCGTCTCGTCCGACTTCAACGGAAACCCGCACTCCTCCATCATCGACCTCCCGTCGACGGCGGCGATCGAGGGGACCCTCGTCAAGGTGCTCGCCTGGTACGACAACGAGTGGGGCTACTCGAATCGCGTGAAAGATCTCATCCGGTACATGTCGAAGTCGCTCTAGCTTGGCGAAGCTCACCGTCGATCGCGTGGAGCTCGCGGGAAAGCGCGTGTTCCTCCGCGTGGACTTCAACGTCCCGCTGGAGGATGGGCGCGTCGGCGAAGACACGCGCATACGCGCCGCCCTCCCCACCATCGAGCTCTGTCTCAAGGCGGGCGCCGCCGTCTTGCTCGCCTCGCACCTCGGGCGCCCCAAGGGCGCGCCAGACCCCCGCTATTCGCTCCGTCCGGTCGCCACCAAGCTCGAGGAGCTGCTCGGCCGCCCGGTTCCCCTCTTGCCCGACTGTGTCGGCCCCGAGGTGGAGGCGGCGGCGGCCGCCCTCAAGCCGGGCGAGGCCGTTCTCATCGAGAACCTGCGCTTCCATGCCGAGGAGGAGGCCAATGATCCTGCCTTCGCACGCCGGCTCGCCTCGCTGGCCGACGTCTACGTGAATGACGCCTTTGCCGCCGCCCACCGGGCCCACGCCTCCACGGAGGGGATCGCCCGCATCCTGCATCCCGCGGCGGCGGGGCTTCTCATGGCGCGCGAGCTCGAGGCCCTCGGGCGGATCTTCGAGAGCCCCGAGCGTCCCGTGATGACGGTGCTGGGCGGGGCCAAGGTCTCCGACAAGCTCGGCCTCGTCGAGCATCTGCTCGCGCGGGTGGACGCCGTCTTGATCGGCGGCGGCATGGCCTATACCTTCCTCGCCGCGCTCGGGCACAACGTCGGGCGCTCGCTCCTCGAGCCCGACCGCATCGAAGCGGCGCGGGCCATCCTCGGTCGCGCCCGCGCGCTCGGCGTCCGCGTGCGATTGCCGGTGGACCTCGTGGTGGCCCGGGGGCCCGACAGCGTGGAGGGCATCCGCGTCGTGAGCGTGCGGGACATGCCCGGCGACCTCATGGGGCTCGATATCGGCCCCGCCACCGTCGCACAGTTCACGGCGCTCCTGGCCTCCGCCAAGACCATCGTGTGGAACGGGCCTCTGGGCGTCTTCGAGAAGGCGCCCTTCTCCGCGGGCACTCTCGGCATCGCTCGCGCCGTGGCCGCCTCCGCCGCGTTCTCGGTCATGGGCGGCGGCGACACCGTGGCCGCCGTTCATCAGGCGGGGATGGCGGAGAAAATCGGGTACATCTCGACCGGGGGTGGCGCCTTTCTCGAGTTCCTCGAGGGGCGCACCCTGCCCGGCGTGGCGGCTCTCGACGAGGCGGCCTGATGCGAACTCCGCTCGTCGTCGGCAACTGGAAGATGCACGGGGGGATCACCCAAGCGCGGGAGCTCGCCCTGGCCGTGCGCGATGGGCTCAAGCGGCCGCGCGGGGTGGAAGTCGTGGTCTGTCCGCCCTTCACGGCGCTGCCCGCGGTGGCCGAAGCCCTCGCGGGCTCGCCCATCGGCTGGGGAGCCCAGAACGCCCACTGGGAGGACAAGGGCGCTTTCACGGGTGAGATCTCCCCCGTGATGCTCGCCGAGCTCGGCTGCCGCCTCGTCATCCTCGGCCACTCGGAACGGCGCCATCTCTTCCGCGAGACCGACGAGGAGGTCAATGGCAAGGTGGCGGCGGCGCTCCGGCACGGACTCACGCCGTTGCTCTGCGTGGGCGAGACGGCGGAAGAGCGGCGGCAGGGCCTGACCTTCACCGTGGTCGAGGGCCAGCTCCGGGCGGGCCTCGGCGGCCTTGGGGCGGGCCAGATCGAGCGATGTCTTCTCGCCTACGAGCCCGTGTGGGCCATCGGGACGGGGGTCAACGCCACACCCGCTCAGGCCGCTGAAGTGCACGGGTACCTGCGCGGCCTCGTCTCCGAGCTCGCCTCCAAGGAGGTCGCGCAGTCGCTCCGGATCCTTTACGGCGGGAGCGTGAAGGCGGACAATGCCGCCGCGCTCACCCAGGAGCCCGATATCGATGGCGCCCTCGTGGGGGGCGCCTCCCTGCAGGCGGCGGGCTTCATCACCATCGCCAGGAAGTCGGCCGCCAGGGGCGGCCCAGCAAAGGAGTGACCGGGGCATGTTCACCTTCATCGTCATCATCCACGTCATCGTGAGCCTGATCATCATCGGCCTCGTGCTGCTCCAGGCCGGCAAGGGGGCCGACATCGGCTCCGCCTTCGGGGGCAGCGGCAGCCAGGCCGTCTTCGGCTCGATGGGCACGCCGACGGTTCTGGGCAAGATCACCTCGGCCGTGGCCATCGTCTTCATGGTCACGTCGTTTTCCCTGGCCGTGCTGGCGCACAAGAAGGCGAGCACGATCATGCCGGCCTCGGCGCCCGCGCGCTCCGACTCGGCGCCCGTGCCGGCTCCCGCTCCCGTGCCCGCGCCGGAGAAGAAGTGATGCGCGCCTCCCGCGTCTCCGCCCTGCTGGCCCTTGCCACCCTCGTGGCCTTGGGCGGCAGCTGCGTCCGGGATGGTGAAGTCGCCGCTCAGGACACCGCGGGTGCCCACGAGAAGGCCGCCCACGGCGACACCTTCGTCAACGCCTCCATCGGCGACATCACGGGCCTCATCCCCAGCATCACGTCGGACAGCGCGTCGCACACCGTGGGCAGCCTCATCTATGACGGGCTCGTCCAGCTCGACAAGGACCTCAACTGGGCGCCCTCCATCGCGGAATCGTGGCAGTTCAGCAAGGACTGCCTGACCTTGACCTTCAAGCTACGGAAGAACGTGAAGTGGCACGACGGCCGCCCCTTCACGGCCGATGATGTCGTGTTCACTTACAAGGCGATGGTGAACCCCAAGACGCCCACGGCCTACCGAGACGATTTCGAGCCCGTGAAGGATGTCCAGGTCCTCGACCCCTACACGGCACGCGTCACCTACACGCGGCCTTTCGCCAAGGCGCTGGGGAGCTGGGGACATGCCATGCTGCCCAAGCACCTGCTCGAAAAGTACGTGGAAGAGGGCAAGCTCCGCGAAGCGCCCCAGAACTTGAACCCCGTGGGCACCGGGCCGTACCGATTCCATGAGTGGAAGAGCGGCGAGAAAGTGGTGCTGGTCGCCAACAAGGACTATTACATCGAGAGGCGGCCGTATATCGGCCGCATCGTCTACCGCATCATCCCGAGTCAGGCGACCATCTTCCTGGAGCTCAAGGCCAAGGGCGTGGACATGGCCGAGCTCACGGCCATCCAGTACGAGCGCCAGACGGACTACCCGGCCTTCAAGAAGGACTACAACAAGTATCACTACGCGGCCAATCGCTATACCTACCTCGGGTTCAACCTGCAGGATCCGCGATTTGCGGACAAGCGCGTCCGGCACGCTTTCGCGCACGCCATCAACAAGGCGGAGCTCATCGAGGGCGTGGTCATGGGACTGGGGCGCGAGGCGACGGGGCCGTATCGCCCCGGCACCTGGGTCTATACCGACAAGGTCAAGCGCTACGAGTTCAGCCCGACCAAGGCGAAGGCGCTCCTGGCCGCCGCGGGATGGACCGATCGGAGCGGCGACGGCATCCTGCGCAACAAGGACGGGCAGCCGTTCAGCTTCACCATCCGGACCAACCAGGGCAACGAGGAGCGCAAGAAGGTCGCCGAGATCATCCAGCAACGGCTCAAGGAGATCGGCGTGCAGACCGATATCCAGACCATCGAGTGGGCCGCCCTCCTGAAGGAATACATCAAGCAGAAGCGCTTCGACGCCATCGTGCTCGGGTGGGGAACGGGCGTCGATCCCGACCAGTACGGGGTGTGGCACTCCTCGCAGAATGGTCCCGACCAGCTCAACTCCTTCTCCTACGCCAACCCCGAGGTGGATGCGCTCCTCGAGAAGGGCCGGGCCACCTGTCACCAGCAGGAGCGCGTGGCCACCTATCACCGGATCCAGCAGATCCTGGCCGAGGACCAGCCGTATGTCTTCCTCTACTTCAGGGAGACGCTGCCCGTCGTCTCCTCTCGCGTGCGGGGCATCAAGGTCGAGGCGGCCGGTATCGACTACAACTTCATCGACTGGTACGTGCCAAAGTCATTGCAACGGTACGCCTCGCCCTAGATGGCCCTTTTCGCGCTCCGCCGGCTGGTGCTGGCGATCCCGCTCCTCATCGGGATCACCTTCATCTCCTTTCTGGTCATCCAGCTGGCGCCGGGCGGGCCCTTCGACTACCTCCGCAGCGAGGAGACGGGGCAGGACCCCAAGCTCATCCAGAGACTGAACGAGGAATTCGGTCTCGACAAGCCCCTGCCCGTCCAGTACGCGCGCTGGCTGAGCCGGATCGCGCGCCTGGACTTCGGCCGCTCCTTCCAGCCCGACAACCGGCCCGTCCTGCACAAGATCGGCGAGCGGCTGCCCATCACGCTCTTCCTGAACATCCTGCAGCTCCTCATCATCTTTTTTCTCGCCATTCCCATCGGGGTCGCCTCGGCCACGCGGCAATACTCGCTCTTCGACAAGGTCACCACGGTCTTCGTCTTCATCGGCTTCGCCACGCCCGACTTCTGGCTGGCCCTGCTCCTCATGATCCTCTTCGGGGTGAATCTGGACTGGCTGCCCATCTCGGGGCTGCGCTCGCTCAACTACGAGTACTTCACCTTCTGGCGTCAGCAGTGGGATTTCGTCAGTCATCTGATTCTGC
This DNA window, taken from Candidatus Methylomirabilota bacterium, encodes the following:
- the tpiA gene encoding triose-phosphate isomerase: MRTPLVVGNWKMHGGITQARELALAVRDGLKRPRGVEVVVCPPFTALPAVAEALAGSPIGWGAQNAHWEDKGAFTGEISPVMLAELGCRLVILGHSERRHLFRETDEEVNGKVAAALRHGLTPLLCVGETAEERRQGLTFTVVEGQLRAGLGGLGAGQIERCLLAYEPVWAIGTGVNATPAQAAEVHGYLRGLVSELASKEVAQSLRILYGGSVKADNAAALTQEPDIDGALVGGASLQAAGFITIARKSAARGGPAKE
- the gap gene encoding type I glyceraldehyde-3-phosphate dehydrogenase, which translates into the protein VNDLADAKTLAHLLKHDSVHGTLRAEVTAKGEAIFVDGREIRVCALKDPATLPWRDLGVDVVVESTGVFRDTATASKHLQAGAKKVIITAPAKDPDATIVLGVNEQTYEPTRHRIISNASCTTNCLATTAKVLDDGFGIKRGFASTVHSYTNDQNVHDFPDRDLRRARAAAVSMIPTTTGAATAVGLVLPKLKGKLDGIAIRVPTINVSVVDLVAELERPASVAAVNDAFREAASGRLRGILDVCDEELVSSDFNGNPHSSIIDLPSTAAIEGTLVKVLAWYDNEWGYSNRVKDLIRYMSKSL
- a CDS encoding phosphoglycerate kinase, which gives rise to MAKLTVDRVELAGKRVFLRVDFNVPLEDGRVGEDTRIRAALPTIELCLKAGAAVLLASHLGRPKGAPDPRYSLRPVATKLEELLGRPVPLLPDCVGPEVEAAAAALKPGEAVLIENLRFHAEEEANDPAFARRLASLADVYVNDAFAAAHRAHASTEGIARILHPAAAGLLMARELEALGRIFESPERPVMTVLGGAKVSDKLGLVEHLLARVDAVLIGGGMAYTFLAALGHNVGRSLLEPDRIEAARAILGRARALGVRVRLPVDLVVARGPDSVEGIRVVSVRDMPGDLMGLDIGPATVAQFTALLASAKTIVWNGPLGVFEKAPFSAGTLGIARAVAASAAFSVMGGGDTVAAVHQAGMAEKIGYISTGGGAFLEFLEGRTLPGVAALDEAA
- the secG gene encoding preprotein translocase subunit SecG, with protein sequence MFTFIVIIHVIVSLIIIGLVLLQAGKGADIGSAFGGSGSQAVFGSMGTPTVLGKITSAVAIVFMVTSFSLAVLAHKKASTIMPASAPARSDSAPVPAPAPVPAPEKK
- a CDS encoding ABC transporter permease, whose protein sequence is MALFALRRLVLAIPLLIGITFISFLVIQLAPGGPFDYLRSEETGQDPKLIQRLNEEFGLDKPLPVQYARWLSRIARLDFGRSFQPDNRPVLHKIGERLPITLFLNILQLLIIFFLAIPIGVASATRQYSLFDKVTTVFVFIGFATPDFWLALLLMILFGVNLDWLPISGLRSLNYEYFTFWRQQWDFVSHLILPVAVAAFGGLAGLSRYMRQSMLEVIRQDYVQTARAKGLAEPVVIGKHALRNALLPVVTILGLSLPGLIGGSIIIESIFAIPGMGQLMVQSVFSRDYPVIMGNLVIVATLTLLANLFADLAYGIVDPRIRFSARRRRR
- a CDS encoding peptide-binding protein, with protein sequence MRASRVSALLALATLVALGGSCVRDGEVAAQDTAGAHEKAAHGDTFVNASIGDITGLIPSITSDSASHTVGSLIYDGLVQLDKDLNWAPSIAESWQFSKDCLTLTFKLRKNVKWHDGRPFTADDVVFTYKAMVNPKTPTAYRDDFEPVKDVQVLDPYTARVTYTRPFAKALGSWGHAMLPKHLLEKYVEEGKLREAPQNLNPVGTGPYRFHEWKSGEKVVLVANKDYYIERRPYIGRIVYRIIPSQATIFLELKAKGVDMAELTAIQYERQTDYPAFKKDYNKYHYAANRYTYLGFNLQDPRFADKRVRHAFAHAINKAELIEGVVMGLGREATGPYRPGTWVYTDKVKRYEFSPTKAKALLAAAGWTDRSGDGILRNKDGQPFSFTIRTNQGNEERKKVAEIIQQRLKEIGVQTDIQTIEWAALLKEYIKQKRFDAIVLGWGTGVDPDQYGVWHSSQNGPDQLNSFSYANPEVDALLEKGRATCHQQERVATYHRIQQILAEDQPYVFLYFRETLPVVSSRVRGIKVEAAGIDYNFIDWYVPKSLQRYASP